One Salmo salar chromosome ssa01, Ssal_v3.1, whole genome shotgun sequence DNA window includes the following coding sequences:
- the LOC106593433 gene encoding NLR family CARD domain-containing protein 3 isoform X2 gives MSAFSGLLGELAVCKNKLKSNLKRKCECVFEGIAKQGNPTLLNKIYTELYITEGGSGEVNKEHEVRQIETTSKRPAAQEKAIKCNDIFESLPGQDKPIRTVLTKGVAGIGKTISVQKFILDWAEGRANHNIQLIFPLPFRELNLMKDKKYSLMGLLHHFFNETAESEISNFDKCKVLFAFDGLDECRLPLDFNNNEGCCDVTESTSVDVLLTNLIKGNLLPSALLWITSRPAAANQIPPEYVDQVTEVRGFNDPQKEEYFKKRFSDENLASRIITHMKTSRSLYIMCHIPVFSWISATVLEKLLGEAQSGEMPKTLTEMYNHFLICNILRKTQKYPEGPEKAETDSQMKADAEMILKLGKLAFQQLEKGNLIFYEEDLRECSIDVTEASVYSGVCTQIFREESGLYQEKVYCFVHLSLQEFLAALYVFVTFNNDNVNLMAEPETTTRKLQMSEDTSATILHKSAVDKALQSENGHLDLFLRFLLGLSMESNHTHLLDLLIQTRNRSQNNEETVKYIKEKIRQNLSPERCINLFHCLNELNDHSLVEEIQSYLSSGSLSEAELSPAQWSALVFVLLTSEEELEVFDLKKYSKSEEGLLRLLPVVKASSTALLNGCNLTERCCEPLASLLSSTSSQLRVLDLTDNNLKDSGVKLLSAGLESPHCKLEKLRLSFCVVTEEGCSSLASALRTNPSHLKELDLSYNHPGDFGVKLLTAVRGDPNCRLKKLSVEHNEECYLKSALKKYACELTLDPNTAHNDMTLSEKNRKVTRLEDEQSYPYHPERFLFWKQVLCRERLTGRCYWEVEWRGLEAHIGVAYHGLDRQGRGDECGLGYNDKSWALSCYKNYFTTRYDKTPTTIPIPPSSTNRVGVYLDWSAGTLSFYSVSSDTLTHLHTFHTTFIEPLYLGIRLWCHDSAVSLCQIE, from the exons ATGTCTGCATTTTCAGGTCTTCTAGGTGAGCTTGCTGTGTGTAAAAATAAACTAAAATCCAATCTGAAGAGGaaatgtgaatgtgtgtttgagGGGAtagctaaacaaggaaacccaactcTTCTCAacaagatctacacagagctctacatcacagagggtggaagtgGAGAGGTCAATAAAGAACACGaggtgagacagattgagacaacatcCAAGAGACCAGCAGCACAAGAAAAAGCAATCAAATGCAACGACATCTTTGAATCCTTACCTGGACAAGACAAACCTATCAGAACTGTGTTGAcgaagggagtcgctggcatcgGGAAAACGATCTCTGTGCaaaagttcattctggactgggctgaaggaagagCAAATCACAATATCCAATTAATCTTTCCTCTaccttttcgggagctgaatttgatgaaagataAGAAATACAGCTTGATGGGACTTCTTCATCACTTTTTCAATGAAACCGCGGAATCTGAAATCTCTAACTTTGACAAATGCAAGGTTCTGTTTgcctttgatggtctggatgagtgtcgaCTTCCTCTAGACTTCAACAACAATGAGGGCTGTTGTGATGTCACAGAATCAACCTCAGTGGACGTGCTGCTGACAAACCTAATCAAGGgcaatctgcttccctctgctctcctctggataacctcCAGACCTGCAGCTGCCAATCAGATCCCACCTGAGtatgttgaccaggtgacagaggtacgagggttcaatgacccacagaaggaggagtacttcaagaagagattcagtgatgagaacctggccagcagaatcatcacacacatgaagacatcaaggagcctctaCATCATGTGCCACATCCCAGTCTTCAGTTGGATCTCTGCCACAGTTCTAGAGAAACTGTTGGGAGAAGCACAGAGTggagagatgcccaagactctgactgaaaTGTACAACCACTTCCTGATCTGCAACATACTGCGTAAAACACAGAAATATCCAGAGGGACCAGAGAAAGCTGAGACGgattcacagatgaaagcagatgCAGAGATGATTCTAAAACTGGGGAAACTAGCCTTTCAACAGCTGGAGAAAGGCAATCTGATCTTCTATGAGGAAGACCTGAGAGAGTGTAGCATCGATGTCACAGAAGCTTCAGTGTACTCGGGAGTGTGCACACAGATCTTCAGAGAGGAGAGTGGGCTGTACCAGGAGAAGGTGTACTGCTTTGTGCATCTCAGCCTCCAAGAATTTCTTGCTGCTCTGTATGTGTTTGTCACATTCAACAATGACAATGTAAATCTAATGGCAGAACCTGAAACCACTACCAGAAAACTTCAGATGTCTGAAGACACGTCTGCAACCATCCTCCACAAGAGTGCTGTTGACAAGGCCTTACAGAGTGAGAATGgacacctggacctgttcctccgcttccttctcgGCCTCTCAATGGAGTCCAATCACACTCACTTACTAGACCTATTGATACAGACAAGAAACCGCTCACAGAATAATGAggaaacagtcaagtacatcaaggagaagatcaggcaAAATCTCTCTCCAGAGaggtgcatcaatctgttccactgtctgaacgaactgaatgaccattctctagtggaagagatccaaagctaccttagctcaggaagtctctcagaagCCGAACtctcacctgcacagtggtcagctctggtttTTGTGTTACTGACTTCAGAAGAGGAGCTGGAGGTGTTTGACCTGAAAAAATACTCAaaatcagaggaaggtcttcttaggctgctgccagtggtcaaagcctccagtaCAGCTCT GCTGAATGGATGCAATCTTACAGAGCGATGCTGTGAACCATTAGCCTCACTTCTCAGCTCAACCTCTTCACAGCTGAGAGTGCTTGACTTGACTGACAACAACCTGAAGGATTctggagtgaagctgctctctgctggactggagagtCCACACTGTAAACTAGAGAAACTGAG GTTGTCATTCTGTgtggtcacagaggaaggctgttcGTCATTGGCTTCAGCTCTGAGAACAAACCCCTCCCATCTgaaagagctggacctgagctacaatcacccaggtgATTTTGGAGTGAAACTGCTCACTGCTGTACGAGGGGATCCAAACTGCAGACTGAAGAAACTCAG TGTGGAACATAATGAAGAGTGTTATTTGAAATCAGCACTCAAGAAAT ATGCCTGTGAGTTGACCCTGGACCCCAACACAGCACACAACGACATGACTCTATCTGAGAAGAACAGGAAAGTGACACGGCTTGAAGATGAGCAGTCGTATCCTTATCACCCAGAGAGGTTTCTGTTCTGGAAACAAGTGCTGTGCAGAGAgcgtctgactgggcgctgttactgggaggtggaatgGAGAGGCCTAGAGGCTCACATAGGAGTGGCTTACCATGGACTTGACAGGCAAGGACGGGGTGATGAGTGTGGgcttggatacaatgacaagtcctgggcTCTCAGTTGTTATAAAAACTACTTCACTACCAGGTATGATAAGACTCCCACTACCATTCCTATCCCTCCTTCCAGCAccaacagagtaggagtgtatctggactggtcggccggcactctgtccttctatagtgtctcctctgacacactgacccacctgcacACATTCCACACCACATTCATTGAGCCACTCTACCTAGGAATTCGGCTTTGGTGTCATGATTCCGCAGTGTCCCTGTGCCAGATAGAATAG